From one Sus scrofa isolate TJ Tabasco breed Duroc chromosome 9, Sscrofa11.1, whole genome shotgun sequence genomic stretch:
- the LOC102161316 gene encoding olfactory receptor 2AG1-like: MEHWNSTPGSGFILVGILNDSGSPGLLCAAIAVLYMLALTSNGLLLLVITVDARLHAPMYLLLGQLSLMDLLFTSVVTPKALVDFLLGESTISFGGCALQMFLALALGGAEDLLLAFMAYDRYVAICHPLSYMVLMRPGVCWLLVATSWVLASLSALGHTLYTMHYPFCRSRKISHLLCEIPPLLKLACADTSGYELMVYVMGVTFLIPPLVAILASYTLILLTVLHMPSSEGRRKALVTCSSHLTVVGMFYGAATVMYVLPSSLHSPGQDRITSVFYTVVTPALNPLIYSLRNKEVLGAWRRVLGRPVLWTSPDTVTKLMW, translated from the coding sequence ATGGAGCACTGGAACTCCACCCCGGGAAGTGGCTTCATCTTGGTGGGGATTCTGAATGACAGTGGGTCTCCTGGGCTGCTCTGCGCCGCAATCGCAGTCCTGTACATGCTGGCCCTGACCAGCAATGGCCTGCTGCTCCTGGTCATCACAGTGGATGCCCGGCTCCACGCGCCCATGTACCTGCTGCTCGGGCAGCTGTCCCTCATGGACCTCCTGTTCACGTCTGTCGTCACTCCCAAGGCCCTCGTGGATTTTCTGCTGGGGGAGAGCACCATCTCCTTTGGGGGCTGTGCCCTTCAGATGTTCCTGGCACTGGCGCTGGGTGGCGCCGAGGACCTCCTCCTGGCCTtcatggcctatgacaggtatgtggccatctgccatcCTCTGAGCTACATGGTCCTCATGAGACCGGGGGTCTGCTGGCTCCTGGTGGCCACATCCTGGGTCCTGGCATCCCTGAGTGCTCTAGGGCACACCCTGTATACCATGCACTATCCCTTCTGTAGGTCCCGAAAAATCAGCCACCTGCTCTGTGAGATCCCACCTCTGCTGAAGTTGGCCTGTGCCGATACCTCCGGATATGAGCTCATGGTGTATGTGATGGGTGTGACTTTCCTGATCCCCCCTCTGGTTGCTATCCTTGCCTCCTACACACTGATCCTGCTTACTGTGCTCCACATGCCCTCGAGCGAGGGGAGGCGGAAAGCCCTGGTCACGTGCTCTTCCCACCTGACTGTGGTGGGGATGTTCTATGGAGCCGCCACGGTCATGTACGTCCTGCCCAGCTCCCTGCACAGCCCCGGGCAGGACCGCATCACCTCTGTCTTCTACACCGTGGTCACCCCAGCCctgaaccccctcatctacagcctgaggaacaaggaggtgctgggggcctggaggagggTCCTGGGAAGACCTGTGCTGTGGACATCTCCTGACACAGTTACTAAGTTGATGTGGTAG
- the LOC100738864 gene encoding olfactory receptor 2AG1-like, whose amino-acid sequence MEHWNSTLGSGFILVGILNDSGSPGLLCAAIAVLYMLALTSNGLLLLVITVDARLHAPMYLLLGQLSLMDLLFTSVVTPKALVDFLLGESTISFGGCALQMFLALALGGAEDLLLAFMAYDRYVAICHPLSYMVLMRPGVCWLLVATSWVLASLSALGHTLYTMHYPFCRSRKISHLLCEIPPLLKLACADTSGYELMVYVMGVTFLIPPLVAVLASYTLILLTVLHMPSSEGRRKALVTCSSHLTVVGMFYGAATVMYVLPSSLHSPGQDRITSVFYTVVTPALNPLIYSLRNKEVLGAWRRVLGRRVL is encoded by the coding sequence ATGGAGCACTGGAACTCCACCCTGGGAAGTGGCTTCATCTTGGTGGGGATTCTGAATGACAGTGGGTCTCCTGGGCTGCTCTGCGCCGCAATCGCAGTCCTGTACATGCTGGCCCTGACCAGCAATGGCCTGCTGCTCCTGGTCATCACAGTGGATGCCCGGCTCCACGCGCCCATGTACCTGCTGCTCGGGCAGCTGTCCCTCATGGACCTCCTGTTCACGTCTGTCGTCACTCCCAAGGCCCTCGTGGATTTTCTGCTGGGGGAGAGCACCATCTCCTTTGGGGGCTGTGCCCTTCAGATGTTCCTGGCACTGGCACTGGGTGGCGCCGAGGACCTCCTCCTGGCCTtcatggcctatgacaggtatgtggccatctgccatcCTCTGAGCTACATGGTCCTCATGAGACCGGGGGTCTGCTGGCTCCTGGTGGCCACATCCTGGGTCCTGGCATCCCTGAGTGCTCTAGGGCACACCCTGTATACCATGCACTATCCCTTCTGTAGGTCCCGAAAAATCAGCCACCTGCTCTGTGAGATCCCACCTCTGCTGAAGTTGGCCTGTGCCGATACCTCCGGATATGAGCTCATGGTGTATGTGATGGGTGTGACTTTCCTGATCCCCCCTCTGGTTGCTGTCCTTGCCTCCTACACACTGATCCTGCTTACTGTGCTCCACATGCCCTCGAGCGAGGGGAGGCGGAAAGCCCTGGTCACGTGCTCTTCCCACCTGACTGTGGTGGGGATGTTCTATGGAGCCGCCACGGTCATGTACGTCCTGCCCAGCTCCCTGCACAGCCCCGGGCAGGACCGCATCACCTCTGTCTTCTACACCGTGGTCACCCCAGCCctgaaccccctcatctacagcctgaggaacaaggaggtgctgggggcctggaggagggTTCTGGGAAGACGTGTGCTGTGA